The DNA sequence gtgtcatacattaacattaacttacgactatcatagcgctaagagggcttcgaaaatctaggcccagaaaTCCAGGAGCTCCAACAAATGAAAAGGTTTTGGCTTCACAGATAATTTGGTGAAGAGGACACTTCTAAATGGAACTGAACAGACTGAGGAACAAACATCACACAATAAATAAGTGCTCACATTAAGCCAAAGATACAGGAAATGAATAATTAATATAACATAAGATAGTTACCACTGAGGTGAGAAACTGTAATTAAattatgtgattttgtttgtttagacCACTATGAATAGGGATAAATCAACAGGCTACGAGTCATTTTTCAGTAGATGAGAAGAACATGACAAGAAAGCACATGTTAGGCCAAAACATTCCCTTCAGAACTTATGAGATAATAACTGAACCATTCAGTTTAGCACTAATCATGTGGACACAGATGACACTTTCAAGGGTCACCCCAGAAGACTAGCAGCTTGATCAGTGAAGGAATATATCAATCACCCTCAACATTCCTTATAATTTCAGGCAGCACGCTGACACAATATTTTCTTGAAAAGTTTACATAAATTAATCACAGTAATGACTGCTTCCGAACACAATCATTCTTgaaaatatcacagaaaattAAAGATCATACTTACGTGTTACGTACACACATATAACAATGTATTTAAAGTCTGTATGACCCCAACTCACTAAAGTGCAATAGGCAAGCACCAAGAGCAGCATACTTCTGTTTCTGtaactgttatttacagacattcaATGATCTCTGCGCTGAACACACATCCATCCACTAATACAAGATGACGCATACAAAACTTGTGAGAATGCCAGAGAATTGTGTGGAGAATTTCAACTTCTGGGAATGATCATGCATGTGATAATTAGCACAATACTGCTGGAGAGAGTTCAAATGATTATCTGCACATTCTTAAATATGATGACTAGATAAAAACACCCGTGATTGTTGTTTCTTAAGTATTGGTCCAACATAATGACTGCACAGTCCATGATGATACACAGGTTATACGGCATATGCCTTGTACATATGTAACTCCACAGTTACAGATCCCACCATCAGGCTCCTTACACACTAAGTCCTGAGTCATCTGCATCCTTCTCTGACAACATCTGCTGTGTGCGGAGATACTCAGAGTACAACTGACGAGCAGTATGCAGCACTTTATGTACACTGTGACGTCTCACCATTCGGTCAAAGTGCATGGCCACTTCCTCGTAATCTAGTTTATTGCGCATAATGTGATTTCGATGTTGCAGGAGTAGTGTTAAACACAGGAACATAAGGAATGGGTTACCACAGCCAAATTCATGGGGTGGTGGCAACTTCTGAGCAATTTTTGAGGCTGAGAGTATGTTGCTGGAATTCATTGATGATTCTCCATCTCCGGACTCACTGCTCTGGGATTGTTCCCCACCCTTTGCTGAAGACACATCATTGCCCTTACTGTTGTCTTCACCTTCTGAATGACTAGATATTTCCTTAGGAATTGTAATATTTGCTGGTCTCCGCTTGGGTGATATCAGTTTCTTCATGTTTCCAAAGAAAGTGTTACGTGTCTGCTTTTCCTCTGTGTTTACTGGAGTTTCTGGTTTGTTCTCCAATGAAAGATGGAACTGCATCTGTTGTTCAGCAGCATCTGCTTTGTCAGCATCCTGTGAAACATCCTCCACTTCAGCACAATTCTCTTCCACAATACTGGCATCTGATGGAGTAGCTCCtgtaccactgtcattggaGCTACCATTGAAGTCATCTTCACATTCACAGGAAGCATCTGCACGATCACCTCTCATGCCATTAAGTTCACTACTGTCCACACTGCCACTGGCACACTGGCCATCATCATTGTCACCGGATCTAGATTCCTTTGTCACAGCTGTGTCTTCAAGGTGTCGGTCTATAGAGGTGGAACGACGCTGCATTGCACGAGTATCGGGATCATCCAAACGAGGGTAGTCTTGTGTTATTTCTTTTCTCTCATCTATTGGTGATGCATCAAATGTTGAAACACTATTGTTGTTAGCAGAGTTTCCTGGTATGAGTTCACTGGGAACACTTCCACCATTACTCCGAGCAGAAGACCCTTGACGGCGCATAGCTAGCAGCTTGGCATAGATAGTTTGTTGAAAAGAAAACGATGGAGAGCATGGGGAGGTGGAAAGATACTTAAAATTAAAACCTTCATCAGTGAGATCAAGTGAATGTTGGGGTGGGTCTGGTGGCAGGGTGCTGAGCATTACCTCCAACATGTACAGAGCATCATCAAGGGGAAACTCACGCTTGAGCTCTAGTAGAAGCCAGCGGTAGCAGAAGAAAAGGTCACCAGCGGCAATGTTCTGTAGGTACAAGAAGTAGTCTGGATCATGAAGCTGAAGCAGATGGGCAAGGTGACTGAACTTTGTCATGATTGTAGCACCACTGGGCAGAAAATTCGCCTTGAGCCGTTTCATCAGACCACAAAAACATAGATAAGCCTGAGCTTCATCCTTCTGAGTAACCAGGATGGGAGAGGCTATATCACTCATGCCTTGACAATAAGACACATCTGGATGTGTCAAGGAATAAGTTACCAGAATGTGAAATAAGCTGAGAATATTCTTATTTTCATCGCCACCTGCATAAAACTTGTGTGTTCTATCTGTTCGTAGTACATCTTTCTTCACCATTGATGCCACATACTTCACCTCCTCAGTAGCAGTGTTTGTACTGAATCTCTCCTTCCACTCATCTCGCAGGCGGTAATATTCACGCTCCCTACCTTTAAGATAATCAAAGCGTTCCTTGCCTGATAAATTAGCTGGAAATATGTTTAGTAAGTGTCTCCAAGTGACCCGCCTCAATGATGGTTCTATGCCACCCTGGTAGATGCTGAGTCTAAACTCCTGAGGTTTTATCATGAACCCTCCTGAATCCAGGTAGTTGTGGAACTCCATGTCAGACATTGGTGGTTTCACTGGGCGATACAACTCCTCATCAGTCTGCTTGAGACCTACAAACAGATTCATTATAAGATGAACCATTTAAACAGTTAAAGTAGAAAAATCTTGTGGTGTGTCTGCTTAATGTATGAGGAAAGCCTGAACTGAGGTAGGTCTCAGACATTTGTATCTTCCCTGAAACCCATGATGCTGGACACACCCACAAACAAGCTGGGAATACcaggttttgaaaccaaaaTCACTGGTTTCTGTCATGCCCTAAGCATACAAATCTGCAAGGTGAATCTCTGTGCTTTAGACAACTGGGCCACTCATGTCTCTGAAATCAAAGGTATCAGTATGTCTAATACACATAATATATGATTCAGTGATTTGAGTCTAAAAATACTGCCTCTACAATTGATATGCCATATATCATGATCacacatatatgcatgtatCATCTAGTTGTATTCCATTTTCAAACTGTTGTGTTTTAGGATCACAGATCCTACAAGATTCTGTTTCAGTATGgtcaaataaaaaatcattatAAGCTGACAATAATATAAAATTTCAGCTTTATGGTCAATAGCCATACTTTCATAAGAATTACATAAAGGAATAATCTTGTGTTATTTTGATTTTCAGCAGTCTCTGTCAAGGAGAAgtaagaaatacaatttttcAACAAGGCAGCTAGATGGCCAATATGCAGTACTGGGATGATATGAGTACTGAAAAGCTGATCTACTGCCAGGGTTATCCTTGCAGTGAGAACCCTTTGATGGCACACTAAGTCATAAActcacataaaaaaaaaaaaaaaaaaaatatgtaattttctgaataaaattgatattttatacttatcctgactcatgctaattatgcttatctcctacCCCTAtgcaaagatagtggaacacttgaaatcccttttAACTGAAGCAGACATACAATACAATCACCCACCGGAAGCCTCCCTTTCCTGccaatatggtcacatgaccagccatgcctGTCACTCTCTCCAAATCTCATAAGCCTGACACAAGAATTACTGTGAATTCAGCATTCCTGAGAGAGGCAGCTGGGAGGGCTCAACTCCATCAGTCAGGATAagtatcagttttattcagaaaatcacAGAATCTAACAGAAACGGCAATGGGTCAGGCCACACTGTATtttgttgactgccatataagaaCGTCTAGAACTTAGCAGCGGTAGTTCtgtcctgttcttccaatattcatctGTGAGATGGGGGGGATAATATCCAGTCAAACTGGTCTTCTTGTGAAGCAATAGTTGACTGGAACATGATAATATATAGAGCAACTAGCGTCCTGCTAATGTCtaatgcaactgtatgtcaagatttCTATCAAGACCAGTTGTGAAACTTCTTCAcatacaagtatcttcattacgagtacaggttcataatcactcatgccaCCTGTTCAAGACGTGagcatggactctcaaccattatactccatggagcgtcttaatctcaacaagtcacgtgataaaaacAGTGAAAGACTCTTGCTGCCTTTGTGGAAGTGTTAGTTGCTGTGAGACAACAAGTGGCTCAAATTAATGAATGCCAGTGACGTCCTCCATCGCAATGTCGCGTAGGTAGTGGTTTGCAAACACCATATTTGATTTCTAAAAGCAGCCCACCCTTGTAGTTGTTTGTGAGCAGTTTCCATGCAGCATTTTGTGTGTCAATAATTCAAGCAATGTCCAGTCTAGTGGCTCGTAGATCTAGTGGATCTATAGAattcttgttttatttcacaaaaatccaattgaaacaaatttattctttataaatGCTGAAGTCTGAAGAAtgactgaaataacaaaaaacaaagaatCTTAGGTTTCAGTCCACAGCGAACTAGAGAAAATGGCTGACAAAGCCACTGACAAAGTTACcaccaaaagtaaaatatagaCACTCAAAATGACCAAATCAGTTTAAAGCTaccaaaatatatataacaataaatTGGAGTACATACCATTTTGTTTGACCTCCACATTCATCCAATCTAGTGTGCGACACTCTCACT is a window from the Haliotis asinina isolate JCU_RB_2024 chromosome 9, JCU_Hal_asi_v2, whole genome shotgun sequence genome containing:
- the LOC137296028 gene encoding TBC1 domain family member 25-like, which encodes MAGFYNLENREVIRVKVKKCDGMLQPEYKKFSVDPQITSFEMLQGILARAFDIKGDFTVGYLAPDSEGQEVYLSMLSDWDMDAAFQCASDPYLKLKVDLKPFEDGLEDWDVIAPADIPQHKVTNILDKASLLGAITGTITSQVGKTMTTVQRAMGLKQTDEELYRPVKPPMSDMEFHNYLDSGGFMIKPQEFRLSIYQGGIEPSLRRVTWRHLLNIFPANLSGKERFDYLKGREREYYRLRDEWKERFSTNTATEEVKYVASMVKKDVLRTDRTHKFYAGGDENKNILSLFHILVTYSLTHPDVSYCQGMSDIASPILVTQKDEAQAYLCFCGLMKRLKANFLPSGATIMTKFSHLAHLLQLHDPDYFLYLQNIAAGDLFFCYRWLLLELKREFPLDDALYMLEVMLSTLPPDPPQHSLDLTDEGFNFKYLSTSPCSPSFSFQQTIYAKLLAMRRQGSSARSNGGSVPSELIPGNSANNNSVSTFDASPIDERKEITQDYPRLDDPDTRAMQRRSTSIDRHLEDTAVTKESRSGDNDDGQCASGSVDSSELNGMRGDRADASCECEDDFNGSSNDSGTGATPSDASIVEENCAEVEDVSQDADKADAAEQQMQFHLSLENKPETPVNTEEKQTRNTFFGNMKKLISPKRRPANITIPKEISSHSEGEDNSKGNDVSSAKGGEQSQSSESGDGESSMNSSNILSASKIAQKLPPPHEFGCGNPFLMFLCLTLLLQHRNHIMRNKLDYEEVAMHFDRMVRRHSVHKVLHTARQLYSEYLRTQQMLSEKDADDSGLSV